From Erigeron canadensis isolate Cc75 chromosome 5, C_canadensis_v1, whole genome shotgun sequence:
tggaaagcttgatggtttgatatgagaattttgtcggtcatatggtttagGTATTTCAGAATGTaacaataatatgttttctaagtgttaaaatggatatgtaccaagatttatataaaaacctatgcactcactaactacgttttcgtagttgacactttttcttcatgtttttcaggaaataagcttaagctttgaggatttatatgcttcatgattatttgcattgcactttggagtcaaagatcaaaccttgtgatgggcaatggaatccgccttgatcattgtagtatactatctcatgtgcttgttatttgttttgtgAACTTAATATccagtatggtggacgcatttgtacttgaaaattggttcacatgcttatacatttgtaaattctttttaataaataaagctatggtgaatgttatttaaatcctttgttttgaattttcgaCTTTCAGTACATTTCATTGTTTcaccttagttggggtgtttaTAGATTAAacatgaataatatatatatatataatcatttggagagttttaagcataaaaagattttttttttaatagaatataGGTTGACCCtagaaaatttaattaaaaaagaataaaaaaaattgagcaTTAATTAGGATAAAGAATTAGACTAgaattaggggtgtcaagtgtaccctaaatttctcttttagttatatttttgaTACATAAGTTTATAAATTGTTTTGGGTTAGTTTATTGGCTTATGTAAAAAAAaggtattgtaaaataaaatactttgcATTGGCTTTTATATACATACGCTTAAAAGTTCAATCAAATATTGTGATAAATTAAGCTAAAAGAAGCTATGAGTCCTCTCATAAAAACAATGATACTATCCGTTTATCACCAAAACTCACAAAGGATAGTAACCTTACATATAATTTTAGGGTTAAGTCATTGGATGAACAATGTACTTTTCCTCAtttacacggttgcccattaaaCTGAATTATTAATGTGTATCAAccatatactttttaattttttacatggttgaccaactgCTGACCTGCTATAACAGGTTAATCTCTATTTCCATGGTTGCCTATTGAactggatgactaatgtactttttTCTCATTTACATGGTTGGCCATTGAACTGAattattagtaatatatatCACTCACatacttttctaatttttacatggttgaccaaatgTTGACCTAACATGTTAatctctatttttatttttattttatcctcTTCATAAATTTTCCATAAAAACTTGCAATATAAAAGCAACAATTACAATCGATGGATAGAAATAAAGGAGATTATTATGTAAccatattataatattatataataactatacaaGCATATAGtagatactagattttagacccgtgtccaacactggacacggggttaaCGACAtcatcaatattagatcttcatacatttaagtcataaaggcttataattttgaaaatatacggctaagtgttatatttgtcaagttgtagtacaataatcataggttcgtcactgaCATTATTAGTCGAGACATATTCATGGAATTGttgtcgtagtcatttcacaagtcacatgttataataatttgGATTAttaaaacaatcctaattgttatctaataataatgttatctAGACAGCTGTacttataatgtgatattattataaaagataattaagaattaaaatataacatacttttgatcatgtacttgacattcaagtacatgtatttgatcatgatgcggacccgcataggtttattttctaTCACccgtcctatgataattagataacaattaggattgtttttatattctttgataacaattaggactcttaatttgagtaacaattgtaactttaaacatttttatgcaaaactaatatataaaaaaagagaaaattatgtattcttttttattgagagatattGATTTGGATTAAGTATTCATGGAATTGTTGCCATGGTCATCCTACAAGtcacatgttataataatttgGATTATAAAAATAtgctaattgttatctaatcaTAATGTTATctaaccagttgtactcataatgtgatattattttaaataaataattaagaattaaaatataaacatacttgtgatcctgtacttgacattcaagtatatgtatttgatcataatGCAGACctcgcataggtttattttctaTAACCCGTCctataataattagataataacaattaggattgtttttatattatttgataacaattaagactcttgatttgagtgacaactgtaactttaaacatttttatgcaaaactaatatataaaaaaggagataattatgtattcttttttattgagagatggAATGAATCTTAaatgaagttcatattgatttggagtAAGTATTTAAGTAACCCTtggttgtaaatcgtgttttgttcaGTGACTGTCTCATgttctgtgattcctattgtgtttaggataatgatgttgtatacagtcatctgttattatgtttgagatatgtatttagagttcaaattgtgtttatattaaatattaaactaaatattattatttataatttataaaatcttaatttaatatttgataataagtcattaggttttgaaataaatttttgtagacaatatttcatatgttgaaatttttttaattaattaaattattgtaaattttaaaaaattctctcaaattgatggctaaaaataaatataaagtaagTATTccgggttaaaaagtgtaaattattgatggaaaacaaaaaagtgtaaattaatgagagtttttctataaattaatataaatactaacatagtaatatatttggataataattcttataatttttagtttgtagttaatctaaataatgacataagcgagaatcaatttgatgaaattgagcgatttgattggttaataagttattagttcaactgtcttatagtatatataagatgttttcatttttaataataGAGGAGAGTTTTTACTGCAAGGGAGGAAGGGGGATTACGCAACTTACTTCATAATAGTATAATTGTACTAGCAATATAAACGAAAGCATGGTTGCCGAAATTTTTACCGGAAATTTTGCCTGGaaagttgatgaagatgatgaagataatttccgggtttataaaaagtaaatatagagTTTAACATGTTATTGTAGGTCATCAGGTCAACATTTAGTCAAGCaagtaaaaaatagaaaagtatgttggtgatatatactaataatccagttcaatggACAATTATGTAAGTGAGGGAAATTACATTAGTTATCCAGTTCAATGAGCAACCATGTAAATAGAGACTAACCTGTTATAGAAGGTCATCAGGTTAACAGTTGGccaaccatgtaaaaaattgaaaagtatatggATGATACGCATTAATAATCCAGTTCAAcgggcaaccatgtaaatgaggaAAAGTACATCGTTCATCCACTCACTTAAGCCTATAAttttatgggaaaatgatcccgGCATCCAAACAGCATTTTAAGAAGAACAAATTTTAATGACAATTTACACTTCACCCCTTTTTGTTTATAAGTAATACAAAACCCCCCTTGATTGGTAACTGCAGCTAGCATCTCTGCAGATGATTAGCCCTAATTTCATTTCATCTATGATCATAAAAATTTGTATGTTGCGTTGAGTTATCAGATATATAATTGATACAATACTTACAAAAATTTCAGTAGATCAAACAAATATATCATATACGCACACATCTGTATCTGTATGACTATGTATAATAGTTGTCAAACATATAAGATGATACACTTTATTCCAATAAAATTTACAATACCTCACAAAGCCTTTTAAACTTGGAGGATGAACAATAAGagaacaaataaaatgaaacccTAACCTTCGCTACAAAAACATCCTAAACATTTACATTGACAAACAAACATAATTCCCATATGCAAAAACAAATGggctttttttgtttttctaaatacACTAGACAATAACATTGTACACTTATGAATTTGTTTTACTATCATCATGTTTTTGTCTTAAACTTCCTTTGTGCTTTCAAGTCTATAACAATCACTGTAATGTTATCTTTACTTCCTTTTTGCAAAGCGCGGTTTGATAGGCTTTCTGCAGCCGCTTGTGCTGCATGATCAATTCCTTCGCCTCTTTCTTGAGGAAGGTTGGTCCCGCCATTCTTTttatgccaaacaagtattcttTTTCTGGCAATTTCACATACTTCCTCATTGCTCATCACATCCCATAAACCGTCACTTGCAAGAATTAAACATTCATCTTCTTTGGCTCGTGGAATGAATGTCACTTCTGGATCAGGGATGATCCAAGGTTTGAGATACCTATCACCTGCATCCCACATAAATTCCCATTTTATAACAATCAGATGATTCTTTTCCTGAAAGTATTCATGATAGTAGTATTCCTTGCTATAGGAGTGAGTGAGCCGATATGAGTTAGCCTCTATCTCAGAGAGGTCGaacaaaaaatatctaaatagGTAATAGgtggtcaaatgggtaaaagtCGCCCAAAATGTAATAATAGTGTATATAACCTCCAATATTGTTTCTATTTATGACCCGTAGTAAGGATGAGCCTGTTTGGACGCACTAAACTACCTGTCCAATGCACACATATTGGAAACTCCACATTAATGCCTATTATCCATGGATTGTCTGAGGTTTGTTATTGTTGAAGTGTGTTTTATACATCtggttaaaagtaaaaaacacgGCTATAACGTATAAACTAATACCCAAAAGTTAGTTTTACCCATAAGACAAATAAATGATGAACACGTACCAATGGATCTTGACATTGCTAGAACACCAAAGACACGATGGCCATTCCATTGTATGACCTTGCCTCCAGCCGCTTCAATTCTTGCATATTCATCTTCCCTATTTGGCTATTCCAGTGTATAAAAATAAGGAgatcaatataaatatacaagaaTGCTAAATATAGCATCAAGAAATGTAAAAGAATTGCAAGTGGTTCTCTTGATGACTATCACAATGGCTATTCCATTTATACACGTACATATATGAAACTTCAATTAAATGAAACCTGAAGGGTTCTTCTAGGACATGTAATGTTTTATAAAACAATACAGCTAAACATCATACATAGTACAAAGGTATACTTCAAAGGGTGTTTTGATGGGGGTTCTAAAAGCAGATAAAATATTCAACAATTAAAAGCAGATATTAAGATATTAAGATAGTTGTAATAAAATGGATGATAAAAGATGGTGTTTGGATGTTCTTTTTGATGTTTAAAGATGTAATAGCAACATAATCAGATGTTGAGCACTTAGCAATTAAGATAGTtgtaataaaatgatatatgagattaaaacataacattttCAGTATTGTTGCCGCtgtcataaaattaattatccAAAAATGACTACTTTACGAGATGATAAAAAGCATAATGCAATGTGTCCTAAATTAATAACATTTGTGCCTTCACACATAATCAGTCCTAATATGTAAATCCAAAGTTCAAGACTTGATACATAAGGGAGATTTTTATCTTACTTTATGATCCACAGAGAGTGCCATAGCTTCTTTCCCTCGACATAAAACAGCCCTTGAATCACCACAATTTGAAACTATGATATGGGAAGAACAAATTACAGCAACAACAGCTGTGGAGCCCACCGTTTCCGGAGCAACTGGTTCACCGTTTGTTTGTTTTCCTCCAATTTCATTATCAACCttaagaaaacaattaaaaaatgcTTTCTTCCACATTTCTCTGCAACTATTATCATTGTTAATACCACTTTCGTCTCCAGCCCAGCTCGCCATAAGAGGCTCTAATTCCTCTTGTAAAGCGGTATGAAGACGCGTACTACAGTAATTTGCCACCTGATTATAATAAGGTTGAAAGTTGGATATACACATGAAATGAAAACTAATTAGACCATGTTCATAAGAGAAACTTGTTAAAGGTCAAATGTCATAAACCTGTTTcctatatcatatatttactttattAGCTTGTTCTGGATGGACATAGATGCTTACTATCTGACCTTTTTAGGCCTGCAGATGACTTTTTATTGAATGATTACTATTATGATGAATAAAGTACATTTCGAGCATAGCATATCTTTACTTGTAATATACTTTAAAAGGTTTAACGTTGTTACAAAAATTCTTCAAATAACATGAATACTGATATTAAGTTCAACTTTTAGACAGTGACCATAAAAGTCAAACGTAAATAAAGCATTAAAGTGACAGTGAATCTAAGAGTAGGCTAATTTCACAAGAAAATCTTGAAACCACCAACTGTCATTGACCCATCTCAGGTTGGACGGAGTGGGCAGGGCACCGGACCGGTACCGGTTGGCACACCGCGCCGACCcccggtaccggttgggtggGGTGGGGAGGAAGTTAGGCACAGTGGTGCCGGTCTACGTGCCGCTCTAGACGATcgttacaataaaaaaaaaaaagggtatgGCCCACTTCCAAcgtccctctctctctcttttcttcttctttcatttttttctttttcttctttcttctttctgtGCGCACGCCTTCTCCCatttcttcttaattttttttttttcaatctaaATCATCAATCTAAACCATCAAAAATGAATAGGgggaagaaacaaaaagaatcTAATTTCTCAAATCTACCGAAAAAACGCAGAAACCCACCACCGCCAAACAATCGCGATGTTATGCCACCTCCTCCTTCGCAAAGAAACACGACCGAAAATGTGTATACGCCACAACCCGTTGATGATTTCTTGAGTGGAATGGATCCATTGTTTTTCGAATCCGTCCCATCAAGTGTACAACAAATTAATACCGGGTTTATGAATTTCGCAAATGAAACTCAAGCCGGGTTTTCGGGTTTCGCGGGTGGTTCATCATCACGCTTCGCGAGTCAAAATCAACAggttcaagaagaagaagaagaaaaaggagaagaagaagaagaagaggtcgaggaggaagaagaggaaGCAATACCCGAGACCCAAGTCTCGGTTAAAGGTAAAAGAGAGTGTCGAAATTGGGGGAAGGAAAAAGAGGCGTGTTTGGCAAAAGCTTGGTTAAACGTTTCCGGGGATCCATACGTCGGAAACGCCCAAACAGCGGGTTCGTTTTGGAAGAAGGTGAAGTTTCAGATGGACTCACTTGAAACGTGATTCGGGACGTACCCCGGAAATGTGTCGGtcgaaatggaaggatttgaagcATAAGGTGTCGGGTTTTTGTGGTATCTACAATGTTAAGAAAAATAAGATGTTGAGTGGCCAAAGTGACGAGGATGTGTTTAAGGCGGCCGTGGCATTGTATATGCGGAAATACAATAACAAGTCCGGGTTTTCACATGTAGAGGCGTGGCAAGTTTTGAGGAAAGGGCCGAAATAGTCGAAGGTTCTTACTTTGGAGGGGATTTGTGAGGAGTCGGGTAGCAAAAGGGCAAGAACGGAAGGGTCTGTCCATGTACGTTCATCGGGGGAGGCATCGGTCCATATTGACTTGAATGAGGACCAGTTGGAGCAAGAAGAGGAGGGAGGGAATGACATGGATGATGCACCAGTACATCCTGCTAGACCCGTGCCACCCCGCCGTAATGCTAAGGGTAAGCAGGCTGCTGCTTCCGCCTCTACTACATCTGAGGAGTTCTTGAAGATGGTCGCGGAGTTGAAATGCGACAATGAGGATAAAAAACGAGCTCGGGAGGAGAAGATTTAGATGCAGAAGGCGATGATGGATAGCTATATGGCGGCGGAGGAGGCTAGGAAGAAACGGGAGGAGGAGATGACACGGATGGTCCAGAGTCAGCAGCGACAGAATGATATGGATTTCGTGATCAGGCCACACGATCACCTCAGCGGGCCGATGTTGGAGATGGTTTTGGCGCAGAAACGCGCCCTTTGTGAGCAGTACGGATGGCCGACGCCTTAGttgtatgtttatgttgattaagttgtatgttttacttgtttttgtatgtttgaataagattatgtgttttatttgtgtttttaagttgtattagttttaaatcattaaataaaatgttttagttttaaaaataaatagaaattaaattaaatagaaaagggtggggaggggaggggtggggtggcgaggtgctcctagcaatcggggaggggaggggaggagaagaaaaatcgggaggggaggggaggagtgggcaAGCCCTCCCCCCACCCTCACATATCATTTCGTAGTTAGTTTGTCTTGATTGTATAAAACTACATACTACCAAAAAGAGTTTGACTTCTGAGATTCTAGAAATGACTTTTAATTTGAACAGTTGATGATATAAATTCAATATTACCATATTCCTCGTTAAGACGTCAAAGAGTTGAAATTTGTTACCAAACTTTCAcgaagaaaacatgaaaactgCTATCAGAAGTTGAAAACTGAAAAGCAATCAGTTTGAcattaaaagtcaaaaataCAAATGTgcattaaatccaaataatgacTTTCAAGCCTTGAAGGTCCGCCACATAACCTctttattaatatattgataGTGGTATAATTACTtcaaaaaataagatatttcaccgaagttttttcaaaaataggAAGACATTTTACCATTTAGAAGTTGAAGAGTAAGCTGTTTGACTTTAAGATTCaaacataaaagtaaagaatAATGCGAAACCGGACATAAGGACAGCCTAAACCCACGAGAATACTTGAAAAATGTGGAATGCCATAAACTCATCTCAAATATTACTTCACACTGGTTTGTTTCGGATACATAAACAAAGGTTAGACTTTTGAGACCCCACAAATGACTTCTTATTTGAAAGGTAATTCTGTTACAAATCCAAGAATACAGCATTACCAATTGTAGTATACTCGAAAAAGATTGACATTTGTATCCgaattttgaaaggaaaaaaaaaaggaatgaaGACCTGAATTACTAGAGTTTGACCATGAAAGTCAAACTGTAGCATTCACTTTCCAAGCATTCAACATCTTAGAAAATAGAAACAGAAAGATACCTGAGAACCACCATGGCCATCATAGACACCAAAGAAATGGGTGGTCAGATGGCTCAGACTTTTGGTCAACTGATCAGGACCACGATCACCGGTCAACATTTGAATAggaattttcaaaaatctaGGCACGGTTGCAACTGCATCTTCCATTTCAGGTCTCCTGCCAATGATAGAAGTAAATCCCCATAACGGAACACAATCCACTTCAAAAACACTTCGGGCTACTATGCCACTCCCACTCGTAACTTGTTCAGAAATGACGATTTTATCCTCAACTGCATAAACACTCTTTTCACCATCTTGTGATCCCAATGTACTTATTTCAGAAGTCACATTCTCCAACACTATCAAATCTTCAGCACACAAACTACTTGAATCACTAACTACCGAAAGTGTACACGAGCTATCCAACACTCTGTCACCTTCCAACGACAATAATTCGTCTTCACTTTCTTGAAATCCATCATCTTGAGAATGATTACAATCTTCATTTATATTACTACTTTTTTCTGCCATAACTTGTTGTATCCCACTAAATATAACAAAACTTGCTGTTTCCTCCAAACTCACGGTTTTAGAAATCGAGTTACCTAAACTTAATGGCACTATCACCGCCGGAAGAATCTCCTCCATCAATATCACTATCTTGATTGACTATAGATTTACTGACCACCCTCTCAAAAGTCATACAAACTGTCATTGTTTGACTAATTCATCATCCCCTTATGCAAGTCCATCCCTATGAATCAAACTTAACCTCAATCTAATATCTTACAAAAACATACGAAAACAcaactaaaattgaaaatggTAGTTACAAAGAGAAACCAACTACACTACTTATCCAAAATGGTCCTTAAAAACTTGTCACAAAGTTTCAAGAAAAGCCCACAAAAACGTTTCAAcaatatttgaaaatgaaaaaggtttaaacttttaagaatcacaagaaaaacccaaaaaagatATAGCCTTTGTTGTACTTAAAACTTTTCTAGTTCCCTGAATCTAAGGCAATCTATATCAacctcttttttgtttttttttttcttttcaactttctacaataataattaaaaggatAACTTAGGTGCTACTAAGGCCGATATTATAAAACAACTTTACTATTTTAAACACacatattatcttttatttactgGTAATAGCACCCATCATTTTCCCAAATATAAACATTtgacaataataattattactgtacataaaaataaaataataatcaagTGTGACATATGTGTTAGTAAAATCTTCTAAATTCTAATAATAATGACAATCAAACATGTTAGAGTGGTTTCAAAGTGTATTTCACACTTACCTAAAAATGTTTAGTGATATAGTTGAAGAaacctctttttcttcttcacaaGCTCCATACTCCCCTTATCATTCTTCATAATCACTACACCTTTTTTTTCAAGAAACCAAAAAGATTCAATCTTTAGAGGTTAATGTGATGACCCATTTTTGGGAAAAGCAAGAAACACAGTTTGGAAAAATGGgtaataatcaaaaaatatttcttaagaataatttatatgtatatatattaattaatggaGAGCAAGAAATTGAGAAGACAAAAGAGACAGGGGCAGGAAGCAGGTGtcaaaaaaataagaaagaaaaaattgaatgaaactatgaaagaagcataataataataataattaataccaTATATTTTCCTTATGAAACAatgtatatataacaataaagGAACTCCACATATAACATTTGTCATCTGCTTTATTTAATGTGTTTCTTTTGTATTCACCAATAGAAGCCCTCCATGTTCCCCACCAAGCATCATCCATTTAGtcaaatttatatctttttggCTTTTTATTCTTATTTGGGCAACAATGATGAGATTTAGACTACCATAAGTAGGTGTTACATTAAAAATTAtcgtattatataatttttaataaaggaaaatgatatatcatatatgggtaatgatcaatcggttagcctaaaaatcttcttaattaataggatcgtgacatgtggaaaatcaggaggtgagattaggaaagaaaattaatagattacatgtgttaacaagtggatatattaagaggatttttagaagGATTGATtaggagaatttatcattttccatcatatatatatatatgagggaaAATGATATATCCAAAAATCTttgtaaaactataaaagaaaaggagaaaTGTTAAAGctacaaacaaattacaaacaaaagtttATAAACTAACTTGTCAAGTTGGATGgaccaattaaaataaaatatttttctttttcatgtttCTCTCTCCTTATTCTAATGATAACATATGTGTTTGTACaacttttgtttgtaatttgttagtAACTCTAACAttgatcaaaaaaaaaaaaaaatgacacgtTGATTTCAATAAAAAAGGGATAattgcagaaaatagaaatgaactttaCTTGATTTCACGGAATTAGCAATATCCTTTGAAAGtcttagggcgcgtttggttcgcggaatgtttttagaaggaatgaaatctttcaaaggaattggaatctgaaggaatgaaat
This genomic window contains:
- the LOC122599760 gene encoding probable protein phosphatase 2C 6, which encodes MEEILPAVIVPLSLGNSISKTVSLEETASFVIFSGIQQVMAEKSSNINEDCNHSQDDGFQESEDELLSLEGDRVLDSSCTLSVVSDSSSLCAEDLIVLENVTSEISTLGSQDGEKSVYAVEDKIVISEQVTSGSGIVARSVFEVDCVPLWGFTSIIGRRPEMEDAVATVPRFLKIPIQMLTGDRGPDQLTKSLSHLTTHFFGVYDGHGGSQVANYCSTRLHTALQEELEPLMASWAGDESGINNDNSCREMWKKAFFNCFLKVDNEIGGKQTNGEPVAPETVGSTAVVAVICSSHIIVSNCGDSRAVLCRGKEAMALSVDHKPNREDEYARIEAAGGKVIQWNGHRVFGVLAMSRSIGDRYLKPWIIPDPEVTFIPRAKEDECLILASDGLWDVMSNEEVCEIARKRILVWHKKNGGTNLPQERGEGIDHAAQAAAESLSNRALQKGSKDNITVIVIDLKAQRKFKTKT